Genomic segment of bacterium:
TGGGCCGAGGAGCACCTGGACCTGGACTACTACATGTGCTCCTACTACAACCCTATGCCCCGCGACCGCAATCCCGAGCACGTGCGCAGCGAGATTGAATACTACAAGGAGGAGGACCGCGAGTCCATGTGCGCGCTCATCCCCACGCTGAGCCGCCCGGTGATCCACTACAAGGTGCTGGCCGCGGGCCGCAACGCCCCGGAGGCGACTTTCCGGGCCGTGGCCGCCCGGATGCGGGCTAACGACGCGGTGTGCGTGGGGTTCTTCACCGGGGATGATCCAAAGATTATCGAAACGGATGCCCGTCTTCTGGAAAAAGCTCTGGCAGAGGCAGCCAGACAACCTCTGGGAGCATGATAACAGTTCATCAGCGATCAAAGAGTAGTGCAATGGAATATGTGAATATCGGAGGTCGCCGGGTCAGCCGCTTGATAGGCGGCAGCAATCAGTTCAGTGGGTTCAGCCATCAAGGCGCCGTGCGTGATCATGCCATGATGAGTTGGTACACACCCGAACGGATCAAGGCCGACCTGCGGGTGTACGAGCGGGTCGGAATCAACGCCCTCGTAGCTCGCACCGATAATCGCATGATTCCTCTGCTGCTGGAACACCGGGCTGAGGGAGGATGTCTTCAATGGTTCGCCCAGACCTGCCCGGAGGTGGCCCCCCAGCACCTGAGTGTGGAACGGGCGGTGGAGGGAGGCGCGGTAGCCTGCCATATCCACGGCGGACTGATGGACCACCTGTACCTGAACGGCAGATTGAATGAGATCGTCCCGGTGATCGACCTGATCAAGAAAGCCGGTATGCTGGCCGCGGTGGCCGGGCACCTGCCCGGCGTGTTCCGCTGGGCCGAGGAACACCTGGATCTGGATTTTTATTTGTGTTCGTACTACAATCCGATCCCCCGCGACCAACACCCGGAGCATGTACACACTGAAACAGAATATTTTCTTGAAGACAACCGTACCGAGATGGTAACGCTCATCACCACCCTCTCCCGTCCCGTGATCCATTTCAAGGTGCTTGCCGCGGGCCGTAACGAACCGGAGGCGGCGTTCAGGACAGCGGCTGCATGCATGCGCCCCGGCGACGCGATGTGCGTGGGGTTTTTCACCGGGGATGACCCGGCCCAGATCGAAACGGATGCCCGTCTGCTGAGTGAGGCCCTGGCCGGGGCCGCCGCCGGCGCATAATGTTAGATTTCGGTTTGCAAAACATGATTTATAACAAATATAACAATTATGAGATGTTTTCGGCACGCATTATCTTGATGGAAGCCGGTGACGCGGGTAGAATCTATGGCGGCCCTCCAGTGTCCAGCCGGGGCTTTCTGAACACAGCGGACGAATCAACACTTTACCCGGAGTGATTATGAAAACTCTGTACCTGGTTCGCCACGCCAAAGCGGTGGAACGTAACGCCAGCTACCCGGATTTCGAGCGGGAACTGATCAAGCGCGGCCAGAAAGACGCCCGTCAGGTGGCCGAGTACCTGGTCTCCCAGGACGCCCTTCCCGGGGTGATAATCTCCAGTCCGGCCGTGCGGGCGGTGGCCACGGCGCGGATTTTCGCGCGCCAGTTCAACTACCCCTCCAAGCGCATCCGTACCCGCAAGGCGATCTACGACCAGCCGGCCAGCACGCTGTTCAACATCCTCCAGACTCTGGAGGAGGACTGCGAACAGGTGATGCTGGTGGGTCACGATCCGCAGCTCACCGACCTGGCGCGGTTCCTGGCCCCGGATTTCCACCGCGACATCCCGACCAGCGGCCTGTTGCGGATAGAGATCGAGATCGAGCACTGGGAGGAACTCACTTCGGGCTCCGGCCGGGTTACCCTGTTCCATTTCCCCGGCGCACAGGGGGCTGTGCTCGAGGGCAAAGCCTTCATCAAAGACCTCGAGCGCAACCTGAGCCGCGCGGTGATGGAGGTGCTCAAGGAGGCCGACCTGGTCACCGCGGTCAAGATGGACAAGAGCGTGCCCAAGTTCGTGCGCGAGCTGGCCCGCAAATTCGCCGCGCGGGTCAAGGCGCGGGCGGCCAAGAAATTCGAGGCCGCGGAGCGGGATAATAAAATTTAAGCACCGTGGGATCCACAATGCGGGGCAGGGGCAGCCATCTATGAGCAGCGGCAGGTACATCAACCGGGATATAAGCTGGCTTTCGTTCAACGAGCGGGTGCTTCAGGAGGCCGCCGATCCGGACACTCCACTGATCGAGCGTCTGCGGTTCCTGGGCATTTTCTCCTCCAACCTGGATGAGTTTTTCCGCGTGCGCGTGGCCACGATCAAGCGCATGGCCGCCGCCGGGAAAAAAGCCAGCGCCCTGGTCGGCGAGTACCCGGTCGAGATCCTCAACGACATCCAGCATATAGTGCTGGAGCAGCAGGACCGCATCGACATCATCTTCGAGGATATCCTGCGCGAGTTGCGCAGCCGGGGGATTTTCCTGGTCAGCGAAACCCAGCTCACCAAGGCCGAAAGCGAGTATGCCCGCGATTTTTTCCACAACGAGGTGCGCGCCCGTCTGTTCCCGCTGATGATCGACTACCTCGACTCCCTGCCCGTGCTGGATGACCATTCAATCTACCTGGCCGTGCGCCTGCTGAAAAAGGAGACCTCGGCCAAACCGCGACACGCCTTGATCGAAGTTCCCAGCAGCGTGCTCTCCCGGTTCGTGGTGCTGCCCCGCAATGAGAACGAGGTGCGGATCATCCTGCTGGATGACATCATCCGGGTGGGGCTGGAGGACATTTTCTCCACCTTTGATTACAAGATTTTCGACGCCTACACGATCAAGCTCACCCGTGATGCCGAGCTGGACATCGAGGACGATATTACGATCAGCTTCATGGAAAATATCTCCAAGAGCCTGAAAAAACGCGAGCGCGGCGTGCCGGTGCGTTTCGTCTACGACTCCCGCATCCCGGAGCCGTTCCTCAAGAGCCTGATGCGCCGTCTCAAGCTCACCAACACCGACACACAGGTGCCGGGAGGGCGCTACCACAACCTGAAGGATTTCATGGGGTTCCCCTCGGTGGGCCACCCCGAGCTGCGCTACGCGCCTCTGCCGACCTTGCAGCACCCGGAGCTGGGGCCGAACGTGAGCGTGATGAGCGTTATGCGTAACCGGGACCTCCTGATCAACTATCCTTTCCACACGTTCAACCATTTCATCGACCTGCTGCGCGAGGCCTCGATCGACCCGAAAGTGGTCTCGATCAAGATTTCCCTCTACCGTCTGGCGCGCAACTCCAACGTGGTCAACTCCCTGATCAACGCCGCGCGCAACGGCAAGCAGGTGACAGTGGTCATGGAGCTGCAAGCGCGTTTCGACGAGAAAGCCAACATCTTCTGGGCCGACCGCCTGATCGAGGAAGGGGTCAAGCTGCTCTACGGCGTGCCGGACCTCAAGGTGCACGCCAAGCTGCTGCTGATCACCCGTCGCGAGCAGGGCGGCCTGGTGAACTATGTCAACGTGAGCACCGGCAACTACAACGAGGCCACGGCCAAGATATACAGTGACCACAGCTTTTTCACCACCGATCCGCGTATCACCGGCGACGTGGAGAAAATTTTCCGTTTCTTCGAGCGCAACTACCGCACCGCCAGCTACGACCACCTGCTGGTGGCGCCGTTTTTCATGCGTGACCGCCTTTGCGAGCTGATCGACCGGGAGAAGCGCAACGCCAGGAAAGGCCGCCCGGCCTGGATCCGGCTCAAGCTGAACAGCCTGTCCGACAGCCGGATGATCGACAAGCTCTACGGCGCGGGCCAGGCGGGGGTGAAAATCGAGATGAT
This window contains:
- a CDS encoding histidine phosphatase family protein, which translates into the protein MKTLYLVRHAKAVERNASYPDFERELIKRGQKDARQVAEYLVSQDALPGVIISSPAVRAVATARIFARQFNYPSKRIRTRKAIYDQPASTLFNILQTLEEDCEQVMLVGHDPQLTDLARFLAPDFHRDIPTSGLLRIEIEIEHWEELTSGSGRVTLFHFPGAQGAVLEGKAFIKDLERNLSRAVMEVLKEADLVTAVKMDKSVPKFVRELARKFAARVKARAAKKFEAAERDNKI
- the ppk1 gene encoding polyphosphate kinase 1; this encodes MSSGRYINRDISWLSFNERVLQEAADPDTPLIERLRFLGIFSSNLDEFFRVRVATIKRMAAAGKKASALVGEYPVEILNDIQHIVLEQQDRIDIIFEDILRELRSRGIFLVSETQLTKAESEYARDFFHNEVRARLFPLMIDYLDSLPVLDDHSIYLAVRLLKKETSAKPRHALIEVPSSVLSRFVVLPRNENEVRIILLDDIIRVGLEDIFSTFDYKIFDAYTIKLTRDAELDIEDDITISFMENISKSLKKRERGVPVRFVYDSRIPEPFLKSLMRRLKLTNTDTQVPGGRYHNLKDFMGFPSVGHPELRYAPLPTLQHPELGPNVSVMSVMRNRDLLINYPFHTFNHFIDLLREASIDPKVVSIKISLYRLARNSNVVNSLINAARNGKQVTVVMELQARFDEKANIFWADRLIEEGVKLLYGVPDLKVHAKLLLITRREQGGLVNYVNVSTGNYNEATAKIYSDHSFFTTDPRITGDVEKIFRFFERNYRTASYDHLLVAPFFMRDRLCELIDREKRNARKGRPAWIRLKLNSLSDSRMIDKLYGAGQAGVKIEMIVRGICSLVPQVPGLSENISAISIVDRYLEHSRIFVFCNNGQPLYFISSADLMDRNLDRRVEIICPIFDPAIQAELAAFLDIQLRDSVKARVLDGTRENRYRRISGQTPVRSQLALHERYKAKSDHGKNRKEG